CCAAATCATCTCTTTATAGTCGAAAAGATGTATCACAAGAACCTCTAAATTGGGACAATGCATCATCATCTGTTGATCAAATATTGCTTGAAATATTTCAGAACCGAAAGATAATTTAAGACGAATCAATTTGGGTAAGGTAGTACAACAATTGATGAACCTCACCGGTGAGCCAGTACTTAGGGTAAGCGACTTGACGACATTTGAAATCGAATTCAGCATATGCATTGAtaataaataattagaacaataatTCAATTGTTCCAATTTTGGAGTATCAATAATAACTTCACGGATCGATTTCCCTTCTAATTTTATATGTAATCGTTTTAAACTCTTACTTGTGATTAATACGACACTTTCCTTAGGATGGTAAAGGTTCAAGGACAAGTCTTCAAGCGACGGGCAACAACTTAATAACCTTCCTAAATATGCGTAATCGAACAAACTAAAATATAGTTTCTTGAGGTTTGGAAGAACAAATGAATTAGGAAGTCTCCAACCAATGCCGTTGGCAATCAAACGCAACTCAAGTGTTACCAAGGAATGGATTCGAAAAATGCTTGGTGGGTAAAATCGATGATCAAATTGACGGAAACCTGGAGAGCAAGAAAGCTTCATGTGTTGGACGTTACGAGAACGTAGTTGACGAACCCATGTGTCGATGATTGGCCAGCAACGAGGTTCGTTGTAGTGGTAAGCGTAAAGATTAAGACAAAATGTGTCGATAAAAGGTGGCGCGAACAAGGTGAAGAGGTTATCAAGGATGGTCCAATACTCGTCGATATTGTCGATAGGTTTGTCATATCGTTTGATGCTGAAATTGGTAGTAGAAATAGTAATGACGGTGTCGCGAAGAAGGTTAAAGCGGGAAATAATGTTGATGATAATTTCATCGGGAAGGGAGCTCCATCTATGGTGTTGTACCATTGACGACCGATAACGTTTTTGTTCCATCGTCCAATGTCTACGGCAGGGAAACTAGGGTTTATGGTTAATATGGGCTTTGCCTATTTAATCCTAACAACTCTTTGTTTTTATAATTTTGATTAGCATAATTTATAGAGTGAGACGATGTTGCGCCTTGAGAgatcctttttttaaaaaaaaaaaactagtatGCAAGTACAAAATGCCTCACTTGCAAAATCGAGAATTAGAAATATGTAATTTTTTAAAAATCTTATGTATAATAGTAAAGCGGAAATATAGCAAATCACCCCCATAACTTTGATACTATGTGCAATCAAGCCCCTTAACTTATAAACGTAACAAATTAACCCCATAAGTATCTCTTAATGTGAAATTAATCAcatatcttatttttaagaattaaatttgctaattaaatatttaCGAGTactatttttgaaaataaaaattattGATTAGATTTTAATTCTAAAATTCTTGATTATTGGAAATCATGTtcaaatatttattttttaaaatttattttggtGAAAAATGTTCATAATATGAGAATTGTTAATGAAATTACAATGAAAAGTTACATGACCAAATTTTTGTTTTTACTAAATTTGGTTCGCATTTTTCGTtaaatatgtaaatattatattaatctttaataaatatatttaaaatAGTTTTATTATAGAAAACAATAGGTTTTAGttaaaaaaaggtaaaaaaaactTGATTTGTGTTTAATTGCACATTTTTGAAAAGTAATGGGACTAATTTGCTACAAGTGAAACTTAGGGGGTTGATTTTCAAATAGTTCTATATGAAGGTAATTATTACTTGGAAGAGGAGGTGGGTAACAATTACTATCTCCAACCCCATCCATTTCCTCcattttttagtttattttatcTCTATTACTCCCATTCCAAACAACACCTAAAAAGtaattctaaactaatgataTCATAGATAAACCCCATTAACTATTAAGTAAATACAAAAAGTATATAATTATTCAAATAACATAATACTTCACAAAAACCGACGTTGGAATGTCGTCCCGGGAGCGAGTGGCACATTGAGATTTGTGACGCGCCCTCATTTCTGCCGCACAAGTGCTCCGTATTTCTTACTTCCTCCGTTTCACTGAACTCTTTacgtttgctttatacatgtatattAATGCTCGTTTTTTTTCATACTTTTAGTTATATactttaaaaattataaaaatttgatattcataaTACATTTGACTAGACAATTTAAGTAAAATCTTACATGATTATTTTATGTTATATATTAGAAATTGCGGGGAAGTGGCAAATAGTGTCCAAGAAATAAATGTAAAGAATTCAATAGAAATTGTATTAAATATTATCGACACTTGTGAataggggtgagcaaaaatatacgatacggttttataaTACGGATACGATACGATATACGGTTTGAGTTATACGgatttccgtatatacgatatgaaaatccgtatatacgatacggttttataaAAACCGTACCGTATCCGGGTCGGGCAAAAAcgaaaccgtatatacggtttttGACACGGTttgaagtttttgtataaaaaaaaaaataaaaaatgcaaAGTTCCTTTTTTTTAACTCCACTCTTTCAATGTTTTTTACGACTTTTTTTACTAAGTTATCTCAATAAACAAAAATCAGCCCTTTATAAGAGGTGGTCATGTTAGAGGTAATTATTAGCTCTTGAAAAATTACAATGTTTAATTGGACATTTGTCACCAAACCGTATCCGTATATACGGATtccgtatacacggtttttccgggtACCCGAAAACCGTATAAACGGTTAAACCGTATCGAATCCGTATAGTGATTTTTACGATTTttaaaaccgtatacccgatacggttttcaaaaccgtatcggatacACGGTTTTGCTCACCCTACTTGTGAACATAATGTCCAAGAAATAAATGTAAAGAACTCAATAAAATGGAGTAAGTATTTGTGCAAGCTTTGTAAATGTTGGGCCAACATGGGAACAAGCCCATATGACCATGTGATCTTGTCCATACAGGTGGGCTTTCCTTGTAGCAAAAGACTTGCTTGCATAATGTTTCCAGTCCAACCCAACAACACTTTTAAATCCATTACACCAAAAACTTTACACCGTAATAAACTCGTCTTATTAGTTTGTTTGTGAAATTAACAAAGAGGGAtatgaataaataaattattacagatACTATGTAAAGCATAAAGTTTATCTTCTTCTAAAATataattgtaattttatttagatTTTACTTTATAAATATATATGTTGACACAAGCATCATCATATTGTAAAATAAATTAAAGATTTCATCTAAAAAAATATAGGCTTACAAGAACGGACGGCAAAATTTCATCTAGCCCGTAGATCAAAGATCTCAGAAAAGACTGAACCCGACTTGACCTCCATATGAGAATTTGTAACAGCAGTATTACCAGCGACAGTCGACCCTTGAGTATTAACACCAACTGCTCTGCTTTCGCAAACATATTCCCGAAATGAAATTCTAGAATCACCATTTTCACCGCCACCCGTAGCATTACTACTAATAATAAGTTCCACCATTGGACTACCATCACTAGTGTTCTCGGCGGTTTGTTGAAGTGTTAGCATGAATTCTAAACTCCATACTACGTCCCTCATCGAGGGACGTTCATCGCGATTAGCCCTTATACACAACTCTGCAATCTCCCCAAATTTACTTAGACACTCGGGTGTGATTTGACCCGTTAGGGTAGGATCGACTAAAGTGTAGAGGATCCCTTTTGTGTAGCAAGCTCGAACATAAGGAAGGTTAAGTTCAACAGCTGGTCGGGCACATAGGACTTCAAATAACATGACTCCAAATGAATAAACATCCGACTTCTCAGTTAATTGTCCACGTTGATAATACTCGGGATCCAAATACCCAAAGCTACCTTTAACAATAGTACTAACATGGCCCACTCCTGTATCACTTGCAGGACCCACTTTCGAGAGCCCAAAGTCTGACACCTTGGCGGTCCACTTGTCATCGAGTAAAATATTAGTGGACTTGACATCACGGTGAATGATCAACTGTTGTGTTCCCCCATGGAGATATTCTAGCCCACGAGCCGATCCTAGGCAAATCATCAAACGTTGGTTCCATGATAATACTTGATTGTTGTTTGTTCCCTTAGTGTCCCTGTAATGTAAGTGGTCACGAAGGGTGCCACGGGGCATGTACTCGTATATCAATATCATCTCTCCCTTTTCGTCACAATACCCGATCAAGGACACCAAATGTTTGTGACGCAGTTTTGAAAGCATCTCAATCTCAGTAAGGAACTCTTGCTCCCCCTGTTTGGATGTCGGGTTTAGTCTTTTGACAGCCACATGAGTGGCTCCACCATCTATGCAGCCTTTGTACACCTTTCCAAACCCGCCCCGGCCAATGATTAAGTTCTGATCGAAGTCACGAGTGGCAACCCTTATCTGGGTCAACGAGAAACGTTGACAAAGATCGGTTGATAAGTACGGTCTAGACGTGTTGGCCGATATAAATAGCTTCTTATTATACTGTAGTCTACTTCGAAACAAAGCAAGTATAATAACAGAAACTAGTAGTAAACCAGTAATGACACTTGCAATAATAATGAGTCTTACGGATTGAGGTTTTAGCGCTTATTGGAGTTTGATTTAGTGAAGTTGCGCTTATTTGAGTTTGATTTAGTGAAGTTGTGTGGGTACTGTTGTAAGGTGGATTAGGAACTGCAAGATTTCTAGCCGTATCGCACACCTTCAAGATCTCCAACCCACTCAGCGATACATCTATAACACTACACAAACAGAACAAGTGCAACAAATCAGTTTaaatatcaatcaatcaatcaatcatatTTAAGAAATATAGAGTTAACTTATTGCAACATTTGTGAAACCGACGCAACAGCAAATACGGCCCCTCCAAATGCATCACCTCAAAACCGACGCAAATAATCATTTAGAACCGACgctatagtttttttttttcttaaatatACTTACCGGCCAGGACGTAAAGGACGGAGGGCCAAGGAAAGAGCAACCTTTGAAGCAGTAGTAGGATTATGAGCAGGGACAGTTATAACATAATCCATGTTTATGGGAATACTAAACCCTCCAGCCTCGTACCAAATATCAAGATTCTCCTCTGCCAGGTTGCCATCAATAtacaaattcatcaacctctgATTAATCCCTGTCACAGTAACATCCATCTCACAAAAATGAAGCCTCACCACATAGGCAAAGCCCGGGTTCCGCTTCAAATTTATAGCAGCCGAGTTGTCTCCCATCCCCCTCCACGTCTCGTATACTATCATAGGCGCCTCGTTTATGCCGCTGTCATTCGTTGAGCTCGACAGGTGTGGATCTGGTTCCAACTTTATGCCTCTTTCCCCGACTACGTAGTCTTCGTCTGCGTCCCATTTACGCTTCATTCCCCCTGGATTATCGTCATTCCTATCCACGTTCTCTCCTCCCACGTTTAGCCGATAAGCAGTCTGGAGTGCGGTCGAATCCTTTAGCAATGCGTATCCCATTTCTGGAACATTGGCATAGACATAAATCAGGTTGGACTCGTTTATGTACAAACCATCTGGAATGGACTCAATTTCTATACCATTCACGTACCCGTACGACGATTTTGTATCAGGAGAACCATTATTATTGATTATACCTGGAGAGAAGGTTAAGTTGAGATTATTTTCACTATTTTTTTGGATAATAATTTGGAATTCATATAAAATAAATGGTTTCCCTTGTGAGTTGAGGAAAGGATTGAATTTGTGTAAAAGAGTGAAGCTATTAGCAATGAGAGATGTCGAAAATTGATGAGGAAGAGTGTTGTTGTAGGTAACATTAGGGAAGAAGTAGAGGCGTATGAATTTGGGGCCTGGGGTGAGAGTGAAGGTGTAGGTGATATCAGACCAGAATACCCGACCTACTTTGTATGGCAGGTCATCAGCATTCTCTGAGAAGCTAGTTGAGACGGTGTTGAGGTACGATGGAGCGAAATCAGGGTCGTCATCGCTCTGCCATACACGACCATCGGAGATGGACTTAGATTGGGTGGACTTAGGAAGCCCACAATTGATGAGGAGTGATGTGTCGTTAAAGGCATCGCTTGTGATACAACTCCAAACAATTATCAGAATTAACAACTTAATGCAATTATGCATTATTACTCTTAAATTTGTTAAATCAAATTAAACACCAATTAATATAAATTCAgatattttattttgttaattaacAACTTGATGCATCTACAAATAGACACAGTTAGTTTGAGGATAAGTAGAGTTGAAAAGTCAAGATGTTAATGTGCCACCTGATGCGAGTACGGACACGGCCCGAAAAGAGCTATTACACCGTCCTTTGCAAGCTGCTACACGGTCCATCATTACAAATATTACACCGTCCTTTGCAAGCTGCTACACCTTCAAAAGTCAACCAAACTAGGGTTGAAAAATCAAGCGGCATCAAGTGCTTGTCATTGCCCTGCTCATACATGACTCTGAATTGTGAATTTTGGTGGACGGTAatgtgaatgaaataaaaagcttTGGCAAGCTACCCTTGATATATGTGGCAATGAAAGCGGAGCAGCCAACTTTGATCGGTATTATTACTGAGCTATGTTAAATACAAGATCAAGACggtcaaagaagaaagagccGCGCTAAATAGATTAGACGGTAAGATGAACAACCTCCTTTAACTATCTTACCTTATTATAAAGTCAAATTTAAAGAACAAAAACAGAGCATGTCGAGTTCTTAGAACTCTTTTTGAAATAGTTTGAACATTGTAGAATGAATACCTTCAGAGTTTCCGCCTTCAAATTGTTTATGATGGAGTTTGTTTCTATGAAGTTTTAAATTATTAAAAGACGCACAAACTGATCTTGTAATAATTAAATTAAGCCAGGCTCATAATCAATTTAGTTTTACAAGATTAAATCACGCGGTAGGTATATCATCAAAAAAGTGTACAAGAATGTCGAGATTAGTCGGATTGAAGAACAAACTATCCAAATTCGGAATTGGTCCAGGTATAGTAATTTGAGATAACCAAGGAACATGTTCTTCTAGTAACTCTTCTGATGATAAAGTCGAGTCTATAGTTCCATCTTCGCTTACTTCTCCATCATATACGCCTGAGTGTAGGTTATAGTTTTCGATTTTTTCATGTTCGAATTTTTTTGTAAGCTTGATTACTTTGGACCGTTTTCTTCTTGGTATAACATGAGGTAGTATATCATCATGTTGGACATTGCACGAAACCTTGGAGGGTCTACCTCTTTTGTGATTAATTAATGACGGTGTCTCTGGAAGAACAGTTTCCATTGATAAAAGAAGCAATTATATGTAAAACTCGTGAAGAGCAATTAAGATTTGGAAGTATGGCGAGAAAAATCAGACGATGTAATTCCTTTATACGCTTGAAAAACTTGTTTTCCCAGCTTTAGTATAGTCCACATACAGAGAATCGTCGAGTAATACATTAATCCAACGACGGGGTGCTTTTATAAGTTTTTTTGTTTCCCAAGAATCCACTAAGATTTGGAAATTATGattttttaaataataaatatagtatTTCTATTTTGGCTAGTAAGTTTAGGAATTtctgaaataaataaatattagtaTCTTTTTATTTAGTGTCATAAATATAACTTTGCCATAATATGGAGTAATGAACTAATGATTATTATATACTACAATCCAAATTTGTGACCGTCATAAGCAAGACGGTCTCTAATATTATGCATGCATGTTTAGTCGATCTTAATCATGAAGAGTGGTTAATATATGCATGCATGTCTTATGTTGCATAATTCATGGATCATTCCTTATTAGCTTCTTATTTTCATGCTCATATCGATGATGAACTGATGATATATGCTGCTTGAATGTGTGTGATCATTAATGTGATAAATCAAGTCATATATCTCTAATATAAAGttttgtttatgatgatactTTAAAATCTATATCATGATGAAAATAAATACAAGGGATGGAAAGTGAACAAGTAAAACAAATAATTTTTCTAATAATGTATGTAAATATCATCACTATCCTCCAAGATGACAATAAAAAATTTAAGCCATATTTGGACACAATCTAAAAATATcccacaaaaaacaaaaacaaaatctaaTATAAAAGcgaagataaacaaatgattgagaccaAACTTAAAAAGCTGAAAGCATCTAAAACATGTTATCAGCGACTCCAGCAAAATGGGAGACGAGTAAAATGACGGATGTCGGCACGCTCAACGTGAGCAAGGCCAAAGTAGCAAGAGCCAAGAGCAACACTAGGCCTAGTGTTCATCAATTGGGTTTGGACAAACCCTAATGCCATGCATATATACTCATCATAATTTACATATATTTGCTTTTCCCATTGCATCCATTCACTTGGTGGCTCATAATTTCTTTCTACCATCTTCATTTCATGTATTCTTTTTCTTAATACAATCATGTTTTCATCTACTTGTCGTCCATGATATTGTGACCCGTTAGAGTTACTTCTTCCGAGAGCCGATATTGTTGTAATACCGTTGTTTCTTGATACAGCCTTCGGTTTTGGACTAAGAGGAGCGAATTTGATGATGGGATTAATGTTTCTTGTTAAAGATAACATAGTTATGGTTTCCATGTTGTAATAATTAATAATGCTTGTTTGAGGAAGGAAGGTGTCTATATTTATAATAGTACATGTTATCAGGTAGGATTGAATGTTTTTGTAAATTATAAAAAATTAATCGAGATGGG
The Silene latifolia isolate original U9 population chromosome 11, ASM4854445v1, whole genome shotgun sequence genome window above contains:
- the LOC141614777 gene encoding receptor-like protein kinase FERONIA, whose product is MIICVGFECYRCIAEWVGDLEALKPQSVRLIIIASVITGLLLVSVIILALFRSRLQYNKKLFISANTSRPYLSTDLCQRFSLTQIRVATRDFDQNLIIGRGGFGKVYKGCIDGGATHVAVKRLNPTSKQGEQEFLTEIEMLSKLRHKHLVSLIGYCDEKGEMILIYEYMPRGTLRDHLHYRDTKGTNNNQVLSWNQRLMICLGSARGLEYLHGGTQQLIIHRDVKSTNILLDDKWTAKVSDFGLSKVGPASDTGVGHVSTIVKGSFGYLDPEYYQRGQLTEKSDVYSFGVMLFEVLCARPAVELNLPYVRACYTKGILYTLVDPTLTGQITPECLSKFGEIAELCIRANRDERPSMRDVVWSLEFMLTLQQTAENTSDGSPMVELIISSNATGGGENGDSRISFREYVCESRAVGVNTQGSTVAGNTAVTNSHMEVKSGSVFSEIFDLRAR
- the LOC141614778 gene encoding receptor-like protein kinase FERONIA codes for the protein MHNCIKLLILIIVWSCITSDAFNDTSLLINCGLPKSTQSKSISDGRVWQSDDDPDFAPSYLNTVSTSFSENADDLPYKVGRVFWSDITYTFTLTPGPKFIRLYFFPNVTYNNTLPHQFSTSLIANSFTLLHKFNPFLNSQGKPFILYEFQIIIQKNSENNLNLTFSPGIINNNGSPDTKSSYGYVNGIEIESIPDGLYINESNLIYVYANVPEMGYALLKDSTALQTAYRLNVGGENVDRNDDNPGGMKRKWDADEDYVVGERGIKLEPDPHLSSSTNDSGINEAPMIVYETWRGMGDNSAAINLKRNPGFAYVVRLHFCEMDVTVTGINQRLMNLYIDGNLAEENLDIWYEAGGFSIPINMDYVITVPAHNPTTASKVALSLALRPLRPGR